One Pseudodesulfovibrio cashew DNA window includes the following coding sequences:
- a CDS encoding TVP38/TMEM64 family protein has protein sequence MTSNNSDNRSGVRAVAKGLVMAAGLGLAVYLARFLGLGDMLGDTQWFNEHVLGHGVLSVFIYLGVSAVFTAVGLPRQLIGFLGGFAFGVGWGTVLSTLGSGMGCALAACYARWGGRELVARKLGHRIGRLDGFLRHKPFKTALAIRFFPLGSNVLTNLAAGISSIPLVPFIVGSTLGYVPQSFIFALFGAGMNRESSTGVALTVAMAVVLFVVSIWIGMAVYRSYRKEAREAGLTPDDGE, from the coding sequence ATGACAAGCAACAATAGCGACAACCGAAGCGGCGTGCGGGCCGTTGCCAAGGGGTTGGTCATGGCCGCCGGGCTGGGGCTGGCCGTCTATCTGGCGCGCTTTCTCGGCCTGGGCGACATGCTCGGTGATACCCAGTGGTTCAATGAGCACGTCCTCGGTCACGGGGTGCTTTCCGTTTTCATTTACCTTGGCGTCAGTGCAGTGTTTACGGCCGTGGGCCTGCCGCGTCAGTTGATCGGCTTTCTCGGCGGTTTCGCCTTCGGCGTGGGATGGGGGACGGTCCTTTCGACCCTCGGTTCCGGCATGGGGTGCGCCCTGGCCGCCTGCTACGCGCGGTGGGGCGGACGCGAACTGGTGGCCCGCAAGCTCGGGCACCGTATCGGCAGGCTGGACGGGTTTCTGCGCCACAAGCCGTTCAAGACGGCTCTGGCAATTCGATTTTTTCCCCTCGGCAGCAACGTCCTGACCAACCTCGCCGCCGGTATCAGCTCCATCCCTCTGGTGCCGTTCATCGTCGGCTCGACCCTCGGCTACGTGCCGCAGAGCTTCATCTTCGCGCTCTTCGGAGCGGGCATGAACCGGGAATCCTCCACAGGAGTGGCCCTGACCGTGGCCATGGCCGTGGTGCTGTTCGTGGTCTCCATCTGGATCGGCATGGCCGTGTACCGCAGCTACCGCAAGGAAGCCCGCGAGGCCGGCCTGACTCCCGACGACGGAGAATAA
- a CDS encoding diguanylate cyclase domain-containing protein: protein MTNAPQKLLIVDDSQTNLALLEHMLGDQDCEVVAADTGAEAVALVAANDFALILLDIQMPGMNGYETASRIKKLERGKHVPIIFITAIFQDEENVRQGYETGAVDYLFRPVDVEMLKRKVQVFLDMNRQKLTLMEELDERGESLRELNRAEDSYRSIFERAVEGLFRSTVDGKIKEANPALIRLFGYGSLDELTCMKDFREKVMVDAEERRQYLELLRRDGFVTHFEFRGRKRDGSTIWCSESSRLVSLDGADHIEGVVEDVTGQKEMEMRLKHLATVDSLTGVPNRHLFFDRAEQALANAKRYDQKAAILFIDLDDFKKVNDTYGHQTGDELLCMVAERLSERVRESDTLARLGGDEFGVLLNHVEHEEAAVTVAKDLLAVLDRPFDIQGEKIRVGATVGISYYPDDGKDCMTLVSRADAAMYGVKRRCGKRFGSFRECGMPK from the coding sequence ATGACGAACGCTCCCCAGAAACTCCTTATAGTGGATGATTCCCAGACCAACCTGGCCCTGCTGGAGCACATGCTCGGCGACCAGGATTGCGAAGTTGTTGCGGCTGACACTGGAGCCGAGGCCGTCGCTCTGGTAGCGGCCAACGATTTTGCCCTGATCCTGCTTGATATCCAGATGCCCGGCATGAACGGTTACGAGACCGCGTCGCGCATCAAGAAGCTGGAACGCGGCAAGCACGTGCCGATCATTTTCATCACCGCCATATTTCAGGACGAGGAGAATGTCAGGCAGGGGTACGAGACCGGTGCCGTTGACTATCTTTTCCGTCCTGTGGACGTGGAGATGCTCAAGCGCAAGGTGCAGGTTTTCCTGGACATGAACCGGCAGAAGCTGACCCTGATGGAGGAACTAGACGAACGCGGCGAGAGCCTGCGGGAGTTGAACCGGGCCGAGGATAGTTACCGATCCATCTTTGAACGGGCCGTGGAAGGGTTGTTCCGCTCCACTGTCGACGGGAAGATCAAGGAGGCCAACCCCGCTTTGATTCGACTTTTCGGGTACGGCAGCCTGGACGAACTGACCTGCATGAAGGATTTTCGGGAGAAGGTAATGGTCGACGCCGAAGAGCGGCGTCAGTATCTGGAACTGCTCAGGCGCGACGGTTTCGTCACCCATTTTGAATTTCGCGGCAGAAAGAGGGATGGGAGCACCATCTGGTGTTCCGAGAGTTCCCGGCTCGTCAGTTTGGACGGTGCGGACCACATCGAAGGCGTGGTGGAGGATGTCACCGGGCAGAAAGAGATGGAGATGAGGCTCAAGCACTTGGCAACTGTGGACTCCCTGACAGGCGTTCCCAATAGGCATCTCTTCTTTGACCGTGCCGAGCAGGCCTTGGCCAATGCCAAGCGCTATGACCAGAAAGCGGCCATCCTGTTCATTGATCTGGACGATTTCAAGAAGGTCAACGACACCTACGGGCATCAAACCGGCGATGAACTGCTGTGCATGGTCGCTGAGCGACTCTCTGAACGTGTGCGGGAATCCGACACGCTGGCCCGTCTGGGCGGCGATGAGTTCGGGGTGCTGCTGAATCATGTGGAGCATGAGGAGGCGGCGGTCACCGTGGCCAAGGATCTGCTCGCCGTGCTCGACAGGCCCTTTGACATTCAGGGCGAGAAAATTCGGGTGGGGGCCACCGTGGGCATCAGCTATTATCCCGATGATGGCAAGGATTGCATGACTCTGGTGAGTCGGGCCGACGCGGCCATGTACGGTGTGAAGCGTCGTTGCGGCAAGCGCTTCGGGTCTTTTCGGGAGTGCGGAATGCCCAAATGA
- a CDS encoding NADH-quinone oxidoreductase subunit D: protein MSAYQNMDQMTGDFYTRKFEAGKQDGTLIINMGPQHPSTHGVLRIVIEVDGEYIVRAEPVLGYLHRMHEKMGETQTWGGFIPNMGRVDYGHAMAWNWAYCGAVEKLMGIEVPERAEYLRVIMNEFNRLTSHLLWWGAYILDLGAFTPIMYAFDDREMILDILQRPSASRLTYSNFRIGGVQSDFDDKCIELMKAFIPHFRERLPMYHDLVTENLILRRRIEGVGIIDQDMCQRYGCTGPVLRGAGVPYDVRKDEPFSVYDRFDFDIPVQTSACSAGRYHVRLEEMEQSMRIIEQALEQLDGAEGKHIVDKAPKPAMKPPAGEAYFNVEGGRGKIGVYVVSDGSKVPYRVKLRAPGFSNMNAFAESAQGTILADAVAILGSLDLIIPELDR from the coding sequence ATGTCGGCTTACCAGAATATGGACCAAATGACGGGTGATTTCTACACCCGTAAGTTTGAGGCCGGGAAGCAGGACGGAACCTTGATCATCAACATGGGTCCGCAGCATCCGTCTACACACGGCGTGCTCAGGATCGTGATCGAGGTCGACGGCGAATACATCGTCCGCGCCGAGCCAGTACTTGGCTACCTGCACCGCATGCACGAAAAAATGGGCGAGACCCAGACCTGGGGGGGATTCATCCCCAACATGGGAAGGGTCGACTACGGCCACGCAATGGCGTGGAACTGGGCCTACTGTGGCGCAGTGGAAAAACTGATGGGCATCGAGGTGCCCGAACGCGCGGAATACCTGCGCGTGATAATGAATGAGTTCAACCGCCTCACCTCGCATCTGCTGTGGTGGGGCGCCTACATACTCGACCTTGGCGCGTTTACTCCGATCATGTACGCGTTCGACGATCGTGAAATGATCCTGGACATCCTGCAGAGGCCTTCCGCCTCCAGGCTGACCTACTCCAATTTCCGCATTGGCGGCGTGCAGTCGGACTTCGACGACAAGTGTATCGAACTGATGAAGGCCTTCATCCCGCACTTCCGCGAGAGACTGCCCATGTACCACGACCTGGTCACCGAGAACCTGATTCTCAGGCGGCGCATCGAAGGCGTGGGCATCATCGATCAGGACATGTGTCAGCGCTACGGCTGTACCGGTCCGGTCCTCCGGGGCGCGGGTGTGCCCTACGACGTGCGCAAGGACGAACCGTTCTCCGTGTACGACCGTTTCGACTTCGACATCCCGGTTCAGACCTCCGCCTGTTCCGCTGGACGCTATCACGTCCGGCTGGAAGAGATGGAGCAGTCCATGCGCATCATCGAACAGGCGCTGGAGCAGCTGGACGGAGCCGAGGGCAAGCACATCGTGGACAAGGCTCCCAAGCCTGCCATGAAGCCGCCGGCGGGCGAGGCCTACTTCAACGTGGAGGGCGGACGCGGAAAGATCGGCGTCTATGTCGTCTCCGACGGGTCCAAGGTGCCGTATCGCGTCAAGCTGCGCGCACCGGGCTTCTCCAACATGAATGCCTTTGCCGAGTCCGCTCAGGGAACCATCCTCGCGGACGCGGTTGCCATCCTCGGCAGCCTGGACCTGATCATTCCGGAACTCGACAGGTAG
- a CDS encoding phosphatase PAP2 family protein: protein MFFQNLPLDLDTFLFINQYLRCQLLDAAMPLFSSMGALLVLLAAALALALLFGGKRQIVFFLVLLAGMGVTDFTSNLVKKQVNRIRPLNAVAETYYQDNGDWKQRPSDFKRTKEVGRSYPSAHSANSMCLAVLAMLIWPALKRWPLVLPLLVGYSRIYLGKHYPTDVLAGWLYGVVTALAVWVIWQYGVRRFLPGMRRS from the coding sequence ATGTTTTTCCAGAACCTGCCCCTAGACCTCGACACCTTCCTGTTCATCAACCAGTACCTGCGATGTCAATTGCTCGACGCGGCCATGCCCCTGTTTTCCTCCATGGGAGCCCTGCTGGTGCTCCTGGCAGCGGCCCTGGCCCTGGCCCTGCTGTTCGGCGGCAAGCGGCAGATAGTCTTCTTTCTCGTCCTCCTGGCAGGCATGGGCGTGACCGACTTTACCAGCAATCTCGTCAAGAAACAGGTCAACCGCATCCGCCCGCTCAACGCCGTTGCCGAGACCTACTACCAGGACAATGGCGACTGGAAACAACGCCCTAGCGACTTCAAACGCACAAAAGAAGTGGGCCGCTCCTATCCGTCGGCCCATAGCGCCAACTCAATGTGCCTGGCCGTACTGGCCATGCTCATCTGGCCCGCCCTGAAACGATGGCCCCTGGTTCTGCCGTTACTGGTGGGCTATTCTCGGATCTATCTCGGCAAGCACTACCCCACCGACGTCCTGGCGGGATGGCTCTACGGCGTGGTCACAGCACTGGCCGTATGGGTGATCTGGCAATACGGAGTCCGCCGATTCCTACCCGGAATGCGACGCTCGTAA
- a CDS encoding NADH-quinone oxidoreductase subunit B — MAAQDSVMQKDFLTTGNHHMDAPLVNIQLAQDLFDVCRSMSLWPMTFGLACCAIEMMATGMARFDMARFGAEVFRPSPRQADVMIVAGTVTKKMAPAVVRLYEQMPGPKWVIAMGNCAISGGPFKIKDNYNVVEGVDTLIPVDVYVPGCPPRPEGLLEGFFQLQRLITGKRWWPVAAEVEG; from the coding sequence ATGGCCGCGCAGGATTCAGTAATGCAAAAGGATTTCCTGACCACGGGCAACCATCACATGGATGCCCCGCTGGTCAACATCCAGTTGGCACAGGATCTCTTCGACGTCTGTCGGTCAATGTCCCTTTGGCCCATGACGTTCGGTCTGGCCTGCTGCGCCATCGAGATGATGGCCACGGGTATGGCACGATTCGACATGGCCCGTTTCGGCGCGGAAGTCTTCCGGCCTTCGCCGCGCCAGGCGGACGTGATGATCGTCGCCGGGACCGTGACCAAGAAGATGGCTCCGGCGGTCGTCAGGCTCTACGAACAGATGCCCGGACCCAAGTGGGTCATCGCCATGGGCAACTGCGCCATCTCCGGCGGGCCTTTCAAGATTAAGGACAACTACAACGTGGTCGAGGGTGTTGATACGCTCATTCCCGTCGACGTCTACGTGCCGGGCTGTCCGCCCAGGCCGGAAGGGCTCCTTGAGGGCTTCTTCCAGCTCCAGCGGCTGATAACCGGTAAGCGCTGGTGGCCTGTGGCCGCCGAGGTGGAGGGTTAA
- a CDS encoding glycosyltransferase family 4 protein — protein sequence MSIPVTKARIALTMPRLSRYGGAESFAWRLSEALARRGHAVDFICSRCETEPPEGVNPVVTGRFGGLRLIKVLWFLIRAERLTRVGGYDLVFGMANTINQDILRIGGGPISIFWQLSKDAWPEGFSRRFKMFRRRLAPVNWLIHWIDARRMRRTPRIVAVSHFVRDLIVKAHPYRAPESIEVIYNRPDLSRFSPPSEEERQALRRAADIGEHEVVIGTAATNFALKGIRQLIEGLPLLPDSHVLHVAGGRNPDRYLRLARQLGVEDRVRFLGRVEDMPSFYRTLDIFVLASFYDACSNAVLEALACGCRVASSARNGSAYFLPEENVFPTPDDVGRMAGVLARMAREPQPGPFVWPEGMETGIEPYVQMIEQAVGVAS from the coding sequence ATGTCCATCCCCGTTACCAAAGCGCGAATCGCGCTGACCATGCCCCGACTCAGTCGGTACGGCGGCGCAGAGTCCTTTGCCTGGCGTTTGTCCGAGGCGTTGGCCCGGCGTGGTCACGCGGTGGATTTCATCTGCTCCCGTTGCGAGACCGAGCCGCCCGAAGGGGTTAACCCGGTGGTCACAGGCCGTTTCGGCGGGCTTCGGCTGATCAAGGTCCTGTGGTTTTTGATCCGCGCCGAACGCCTCACTCGCGTTGGAGGGTACGATCTCGTCTTCGGCATGGCCAACACCATCAATCAGGACATCCTGCGTATCGGGGGTGGCCCCATATCGATTTTCTGGCAGCTCTCCAAGGACGCGTGGCCAGAGGGCTTTTCGCGTCGCTTCAAGATGTTCCGGCGGCGCCTGGCTCCGGTCAACTGGCTTATCCATTGGATTGATGCCAGGCGCATGCGGCGGACCCCACGCATAGTGGCCGTGTCCCATTTTGTCCGGGACCTCATTGTCAAGGCGCATCCGTATCGAGCTCCCGAATCCATCGAAGTCATTTACAACCGGCCTGACCTGAGCCGTTTTTCTCCCCCGTCGGAGGAGGAACGACAGGCCCTGCGGAGGGCGGCGGACATCGGGGAGCATGAGGTGGTCATCGGCACCGCGGCTACAAATTTCGCCCTCAAGGGCATCCGCCAGCTCATAGAGGGGTTGCCGCTGTTGCCCGACAGCCACGTGCTGCATGTGGCCGGGGGGCGCAACCCGGACAGGTATCTGCGACTGGCGCGCCAGTTGGGAGTGGAAGACCGCGTCCGATTTCTTGGCCGGGTGGAGGACATGCCTTCCTTTTACCGTACGTTGGATATTTTTGTGCTGGCCTCATTTTATGACGCCTGTTCCAATGCCGTGCTCGAGGCTCTGGCCTGCGGCTGTCGGGTGGCGTCGAGCGCGCGTAACGGCAGCGCCTATTTCCTGCCTGAAGAAAACGTGTTCCCGACCCCGGACGATGTGGGCCGCATGGCCGGAGTGCTGGCTCGGATGGCTCGTGAGCCACAACCCGGCCCCTTTGTCTGGCCCGAGGGCATGGAAACCGGGATCGAACCGTATGTCCAAATGATAGAGCAGGCGGTCGGCGTCGCATCATGA
- a CDS encoding NADH-quinone oxidoreductase subunit C codes for MLKALEGIATQCVAKQDKGSTGHVWSVFLAPGQLVKAAKRLYETGYSLEDVLALDFEEGFLVLYHFNRWTIDERVTLRVLVSKDNPTVPSIAGIFHGAEWHERETRDFHGVNFEGNPNLVPLLMPAEDVDVHPLLKTAKVRKSIKDVLSLGEVVSCNKDIEALFAEEEAEEASEA; via the coding sequence ATGCTGAAAGCGCTTGAAGGCATCGCCACCCAATGCGTGGCGAAACAGGACAAAGGTTCGACGGGTCATGTCTGGTCCGTCTTTCTGGCGCCGGGCCAACTCGTCAAAGCCGCCAAACGGCTCTACGAGACCGGCTACTCCCTTGAAGACGTCCTCGCATTGGACTTCGAAGAGGGATTTTTAGTGCTGTATCATTTCAACCGGTGGACCATCGATGAGCGGGTCACACTGCGGGTGCTTGTCTCCAAGGACAACCCCACGGTGCCGTCCATTGCCGGGATTTTCCACGGCGCCGAGTGGCATGAGCGGGAAACCCGCGACTTCCATGGCGTCAACTTCGAGGGAAATCCCAACCTCGTGCCGCTGCTCATGCCGGCCGAGGACGTGGACGTCCACCCGCTGCTTAAGACCGCCAAGGTCAGGAAATCCATCAAGGACGTCCTGAGCCTCGGAGAGGTCGTCTCCTGTAATAAGGACATAGAAGCGCTGTTTGCGGAAGAGGAGGCCGAGGAGGCCTCCGAAGCGTAG
- a CDS encoding NADH-quinone oxidoreductase subunit A, with translation MVFDWLHFAIVLFLLAGFLFACGPLILAMLFAPKARGGDVGMPYECGMVPYGSSWTRWGVNYYVYALIFLAFDVDVLYLFPVSTAYVDADGWVPFVKVFIFLLFLILSVVYFWAKGVFTWPRRIQ, from the coding sequence ATGGTTTTCGATTGGCTGCATTTTGCGATTGTTTTGTTTTTGCTCGCGGGCTTTCTATTTGCCTGCGGGCCGTTGATTTTGGCGATGCTGTTCGCCCCGAAAGCTCGGGGTGGGGACGTCGGGATGCCGTATGAGTGCGGCATGGTCCCCTACGGCAGCTCATGGACGCGTTGGGGGGTGAACTACTACGTTTACGCCCTGATCTTCCTCGCCTTCGACGTGGATGTCCTTTACCTCTTCCCCGTTTCTACGGCGTACGTTGACGCTGATGGCTGGGTACCTTTTGTAAAGGTCTTCATCTTCCTGTTATTCCTTATTCTTTCCGTCGTCTACTTCTGGGCGAAAGGGGTGTTCACATGGCCGCGCAGGATTCAGTAA
- a CDS encoding UDP-glucuronic acid decarboxylase family protein, protein MKKKRVLVTGGSGFLGSHICERLLDMGREVICVDNFFTGRKENILHLMDNPFFEIIRHDITFPLYVEVDEIYNLACPASPIHYQFDPVQTTKTSVHGAINMLGLAKRIKAKIFQASTSEVYGDPEIHPQTEGYWGNVNPIGIRSCYDEGKRCAETLFFDYNRQHKLRIKVGRIFNTYGPRMAMDDGRVVSNFVVQALRNEDITVYGKGEQTRSFCYVDDLVTGIITLMEETPDEFTGPVNLGNPGEFTILELAQTVIEMVGSSSRIVFKDLPSDDPMQRKPDISLARKAMGWEPTIPLREGLVNTVEYFENYLETL, encoded by the coding sequence ATGAAGAAAAAACGAGTTCTTGTCACCGGCGGTTCGGGATTCCTCGGCTCCCACATCTGCGAGCGGCTGCTCGACATGGGAAGGGAAGTGATCTGTGTCGACAACTTTTTCACGGGACGCAAGGAGAATATCCTGCACCTCATGGACAATCCCTTTTTCGAGATCATCCGGCATGACATAACATTCCCGCTCTATGTGGAAGTGGATGAAATATACAACCTGGCCTGTCCGGCCTCCCCCATCCACTACCAGTTCGATCCGGTCCAGACCACCAAAACCAGCGTTCACGGCGCCATCAACATGCTCGGCCTGGCGAAACGGATCAAGGCCAAGATATTTCAGGCCTCAACCAGCGAGGTTTACGGCGATCCGGAAATCCACCCGCAGACCGAAGGCTATTGGGGCAACGTCAACCCCATCGGCATTCGCTCCTGCTACGACGAGGGCAAGCGTTGCGCCGAGACCCTGTTCTTCGACTACAATCGCCAGCACAAGCTGCGAATCAAAGTTGGCAGGATATTCAACACCTACGGCCCGCGAATGGCCATGGACGATGGACGGGTAGTCTCCAATTTCGTGGTCCAGGCCCTTAGGAACGAGGACATCACCGTGTACGGCAAGGGAGAGCAGACCCGGAGCTTCTGCTACGTGGATGATCTGGTTACCGGCATCATAACCCTGATGGAAGAGACCCCGGACGAATTCACCGGCCCTGTCAACCTGGGCAACCCCGGCGAATTCACCATTCTCGAGCTGGCCCAGACCGTCATAGAGATGGTCGGCTCCTCCTCGCGAATCGTATTCAAGGACTTGCCTTCGGACGACCCGATGCAACGCAAGCCGGACATATCCCTGGCCAGAAAGGCAATGGGCTGGGAGCCCACGATCCCCCTCCGGGAAGGGCTGGTCAACACGGTGGAATACTTCGAGAACTATCTCGAAACGCTATAG
- a CDS encoding 2-phosphosulfolactate phosphatase, translating to MVVNILECLSGAGRAKGLVVVIDVFRAFSVACYAVDRGADDYLAVGEVDLARKLAADRNGVLIGERDCIKLDGFDYGNSPTEIESADFSGRTVVHTTSAGTQGLTGAAEADEIITGAFVNAAAIVEYIRARDPELVTIVAMGTAGKMRAQEDMMCAMYLKNELDGYPNNFEVLKKFLAGVDSAEKFFDPDKDYAPERDFNLCMDLDRFDFVLKALPRDDGSVRLVKVASATGWKSEAAQ from the coding sequence ATGGTCGTCAATATTCTTGAATGCTTAAGTGGGGCAGGCCGGGCCAAGGGGTTGGTCGTGGTCATAGACGTTTTTCGGGCCTTTTCCGTGGCGTGTTACGCTGTGGATCGGGGTGCCGATGATTATCTCGCCGTGGGCGAGGTGGACCTGGCCCGGAAGCTCGCGGCCGACCGGAACGGCGTGTTGATCGGGGAGCGGGACTGCATCAAGCTGGACGGGTTCGATTACGGCAATTCACCCACCGAGATAGAGTCCGCAGATTTTTCCGGCAGGACGGTTGTGCACACCACCAGCGCTGGAACCCAGGGATTGACCGGGGCAGCCGAGGCCGATGAAATCATTACCGGAGCCTTTGTCAACGCCGCGGCCATCGTTGAGTATATCCGAGCCCGCGATCCCGAGTTGGTTACCATTGTGGCCATGGGCACGGCCGGGAAGATGCGTGCCCAGGAGGACATGATGTGCGCCATGTATCTTAAAAACGAGCTTGACGGTTATCCCAACAATTTCGAAGTGCTGAAGAAGTTCCTGGCTGGAGTGGACAGCGCTGAGAAGTTTTTCGATCCGGACAAGGATTACGCGCCGGAACGGGATTTCAACCTGTGCATGGATCTGGATCGTTTCGACTTTGTGCTCAAGGCCCTGCCAAGGGATGACGGCAGTGTGCGCCTGGTGAAGGTGGCTTCGGCCACCGGTTGGAAGAGCGAGGCCGCGCAATGA
- a CDS encoding glycosyltransferase family 4 protein has translation MKILFLVPPESRRSQARLRIQPFAQAGLRAGLDITCREIPRRWYARYCFFSRLPRVDVLVVHRQTLSCFELGMLRRLCSTLVYDVADAAWTLPAGEFRTGRGSMDQALLERRFGQMCRGVDLCLADNRLIAKKILNYQDMVRTIHTPIDVECYRPGTGGKQGGVPLVGWIGLPGEEKLLEGTMDSLAAHGGGIQFSFLSAKPYAGPGHEYAMWSNWKKEDEPSRIQAMDIGLVIHGDDEYSRAGSNVEVLRYMAAGVAVVASDTGSNAAVIDHGIDGFLVREGGDWERYVVRLARDPELRRNMTETARRKVVDGHSLEKISPRLWDALGA, from the coding sequence ATGAAGATACTGTTTCTTGTCCCTCCCGAATCCCGGCGTTCCCAGGCCCGGCTTCGCATCCAGCCCTTTGCACAGGCGGGCTTGCGCGCCGGATTGGATATAACCTGCCGGGAAATTCCGCGGAGATGGTATGCCCGGTACTGTTTTTTCAGCCGGCTGCCTCGCGTCGATGTGCTGGTCGTTCATCGTCAGACGCTGTCGTGTTTCGAACTGGGCATGCTCCGGCGGCTATGTTCGACTCTGGTTTACGACGTGGCCGATGCGGCCTGGACCCTCCCGGCAGGGGAGTTCCGGACGGGCCGTGGCTCTATGGATCAGGCATTGCTTGAGCGGCGGTTCGGGCAGATGTGCCGAGGGGTGGACCTCTGCCTCGCCGACAATCGTTTAATCGCCAAAAAGATCCTGAATTATCAGGATATGGTCCGTACTATCCATACGCCCATCGACGTGGAGTGCTATCGGCCCGGAACCGGAGGAAAGCAGGGCGGCGTGCCGCTGGTGGGCTGGATCGGTCTTCCGGGGGAGGAGAAGCTGCTGGAGGGGACTATGGATTCTCTGGCCGCTCATGGCGGCGGCATCCAATTTTCGTTTTTATCGGCGAAGCCGTATGCAGGGCCGGGGCATGAGTACGCCATGTGGTCCAACTGGAAAAAAGAGGACGAGCCCTCCCGTATCCAGGCCATGGATATCGGACTGGTGATCCACGGGGACGACGAGTATTCGCGTGCGGGCAGCAATGTGGAGGTGCTTCGCTACATGGCCGCAGGCGTGGCCGTGGTGGCTTCGGACACGGGAAGCAACGCCGCCGTCATCGATCACGGCATTGATGGTTTTCTTGTCAGGGAAGGCGGAGACTGGGAACGGTATGTGGTGCGTCTTGCCCGCGATCCGGAATTGCGCCGGAACATGACCGAGACTGCCCGGCGGAAGGTGGTTGACGGTCACAGCCTGGAGAAGATCTCGCCGAGACTCTGGGATGCTCTGGGAGCTTGA
- the nuoH gene encoding NADH-quinone oxidoreductase subunit NuoH, which yields MQYILPLIIAVVAAMVWLGLNALVLVYCERKFAGHIQRRPGPYEVGPHGALQPLIDGLKLMSKQLLTPDNADGFLFWLAPILSMIPVLVLFMPIPYGPVLTGMHVNLGLLLILAFSSFNGLAVILAGWASNNKWGVLGAARAVAQTVAYEIPLLLVVLTISFMTGSLDLTEITAQQSGHIGNWLIWKQPLAFLIFIVAMFGETNRAPFDLAEAESELTAGFHTEYSSMGFGLFFMAEYGYMVVICSICSVLFLGGFNGPIPGIEGWWWMLIKTYALLFVMIWARWTYPRVRFDQLLNINWKWLLPLATANLLVTALLIKL from the coding sequence ATGCAATACATATTGCCGCTGATCATCGCCGTTGTCGCAGCCATGGTCTGGTTGGGGCTCAATGCGTTGGTCCTGGTCTACTGCGAGCGTAAGTTCGCGGGCCACATCCAGCGTCGCCCCGGCCCGTACGAGGTTGGTCCCCACGGTGCGCTTCAGCCGCTCATCGACGGTTTGAAACTCATGAGCAAGCAGCTCCTGACTCCGGACAATGCGGATGGCTTCCTCTTCTGGTTGGCCCCGATCCTGTCCATGATTCCGGTGCTGGTGCTCTTCATGCCCATTCCCTACGGCCCCGTGCTGACGGGGATGCACGTCAACCTCGGCCTGCTCCTGATCCTGGCTTTCTCCAGCTTCAACGGACTGGCCGTGATCCTCGCGGGCTGGGCCTCCAACAACAAATGGGGCGTGCTCGGCGCGGCCCGTGCCGTTGCCCAGACCGTGGCATACGAAATCCCGCTGCTGCTGGTCGTGCTGACCATCTCGTTCATGACCGGTTCCCTGGACCTGACCGAGATCACTGCGCAGCAGAGCGGCCACATCGGCAACTGGCTCATCTGGAAACAGCCTCTGGCCTTCCTGATATTCATCGTGGCGATGTTCGGCGAAACCAACCGCGCTCCGTTTGACCTGGCCGAGGCCGAGTCCGAGCTGACCGCCGGTTTTCACACCGAGTATTCGTCCATGGGCTTCGGCCTCTTCTTCATGGCGGAATACGGCTACATGGTCGTGATCTGTTCCATCTGCTCCGTCCTTTTCCTGGGCGGCTTCAATGGCCCCATCCCGGGCATCGAAGGATGGTGGTGGATGCTGATCAAGACCTACGCGCTGCTCTTCGTCATGATCTGGGCCCGCTGGACCTACCCCCGCGTGCGGTTCGACCAGCTCCTGAACATCAACTGGAAATGGCTCTTGCCGTTGGCCACAGCGAACCTGCTGGTCAC